From the Malus domestica chromosome 17, GDT2T_hap1 genome, one window contains:
- the LOC103405920 gene encoding heterogeneous nuclear ribonucleoprotein 1-like — MASKKSNYNPLSGDGASPGKIFIGGLAKDTTLNTFVQYFEKYGEIIDSVIMKDRETGRPRGFGFITYEDPAVVDQLIEETHVINGKQVEIKRTIPKGAGQGNDFKTKKIFVGGIPPTFTEDEFKSFFSQFGKVVEHEIIRDHVTKRPRGFGFVVFDSNHDVDNALANGNRIDMAGTQVEIKKAEPKKASNPARVPAFGTDSRAHPYNDRFSAFGDPMSSFGPGGYGPPPYRSLGRFGSRFGDYGGYPDSTDFGGGFRGAFSGYRGGSSFGYPSRFGSYGEGLGGGYDGSGLGAYGHEVRGYGGYDGSGSGDGYDSGPAATYGGPRGMYGSRAGYGGSSRYHPYGR, encoded by the coding sequence ATGGCTTCCAAGAAGAGTAACTATAACCCTCTCTCCGGCGATGGTGCTAGCCCCGGAAAGATCTTCATCGGTGGTTTAGCCAAAGACACCACTTTGAATACCTTCGTTCAGTACTTTGAGAAGTATGGGGAGATAATTGACTCTGTGATCATGAAAGACCGCGAAACTGGTCGACCTAGGGGGTTCGGGTTCATCACCTATGAGGATCCTGCTGTTGTTGACCAATTAATTGAAGAGACTCATGTGATCAACGGAAAGCAGGTTGAGATAAAGAGAACCATTCCAAAAGGTGCTGGTCAGGGAAATGatttcaaaacaaagaaaatttttGTTGGCGGGATTCCACCGACCTTTACTGAAGATGAGTTCAAAAGCTTCTTTTCACAATTTGGTAAGGTGGTGGAGCATGAGATCATACGTGATCATGTCACTAAGCGCCCTCGAGGATTTGGATTTGTTGTATTTGACAGCAATCATGATGTTGATAATGCTCTCGCAAATGGAAATAGGATTGATATGGCAGGTACACAGGTTGAGATCAAGAAGGCTGAACCAAAGAAGGCCTCAAACCCAGCACGTGTTCCTGCATTTGGTACTGACTCTAGGGCACACCCTTACAATGATAGATTCAGTGCATTTGGCGACCCCATGAGTAGTTTTGGTCCTGGTGGTTATGGCCCTCCTCCTTATAGGTCACTTGGACGTTTTGGCAGTAGGTTTGGTGATTATGGTGGATATCCAGATAGTACTGATTTTGGAGGTGGTTTTAGAGGTGCCTTTTCTGGTTATCGTGGGGGGTCATCATTCGGCTATCCTAGTCGCTTTGGTTCCTACGGTGAAGGGCTTGGTGGGGGATATGATGGTAGTGGGTTAGGTGCATATGGGCATGAAGTTAGGGGCTATGGTGGTTACGATGGTTCAGGCTCTGGTGATGGCTATGATTCAGGTCCTGCTGCTACTTATGGTGGGCCTCGAGGCATGTATGGTAGTAGGGCAGGTTATGGTGGGAGTAGTCGTTACCATCCCTACGGAAGGTAG
- the LOC103406032 gene encoding pentatricopeptide repeat-containing protein At1g02370, mitochondrial-like produces MEYSKSDYAIRVDITAKVKGIEAAEDYVSGLPESSKDLFTYSALMRWYCKELMEEKALALFATMDELGCASSTFIFNSLMSLHMRKQNSEKVDPLVQEMKKRNIPLDKRTYKTWMQSYAALEDFEALGRVLDEMKTQDGKKGSWSAYSNLADIYVKAELFDKADEVLKTVEKLVKPLKRRKHYYFLISLYACTSNLSGVKKVWKTLRKSFPTKNNESYLVMLQALCKLNDIEGLKEMFEEWDGSPFAPNMI; encoded by the coding sequence ATGGAGTACTCGAAATCAGACTATGCAATACGCGTGGATATTACAGCCAAAGTCAAAGGGATAGAAGCTGCTGAGGATTATGTCAGTGGCCTACCGGAATCTTCAAAGGACCTATTCACTTACAGTGCACTTATGCGCTGGTACTGCAAGGAACTGATGGAAGAAAAGGCACTGGCGCTTTTTGCGACGATGGATGAGTTGGGATGTGCTTCGTCTACTTTTATCTTTAACAGTCTCATGTCTCTGCATATGAGAAAGCAGAACTCAGAGAAAGTGGATCCTTTAGtgcaagaaatgaagaagagaaACATCCCTCTGGACAAACGTACTTATAAAACATGGATGCAGAGCTACGCCGCCTTAGAAGATTTTGAAGCACTAGGAAGAGTCCTGGACGAAATGAAAACACAAGACGGAAAAAAAGGCAGTTGGTCAGCCTATAGTAACCTGGCTGATATCTATGTAAAGGCGGAGCTTTTTGACAAGGCAGATGAAGTCCTTAAGACGGTAGAGAAACTGGTGAAACCCCTGAAGCGGCGTAAGCATTACTATTTTTTAATTAGCCTCTATGCCTGCACTTCTAATCTAAGTGGAGTCAAAAAGGTATGGAAAACACTCAGGAAATCTTTCCCCACAAAAAACAATGAAAGCTATCTTGTAATGCTTCAGGCCCTTTGTAAGCTAAATGACATTGAGGGATTGAAAGAAATGTTTGAGGAATGGGATGGGAGTCCATTTGCTCCAAATATGATATGA
- the LOC103405923 gene encoding ribonucleases P/MRP protein subunit POP1 isoform X2 produces MATDGFRRQQVSSAPPRKINVQKFAESRGSELETLHSIVSNRLNNDFRSRRSKRRRTTAYDNQAAKKRCRKKRKLDQSNALTLPPGKYDKKNVPRRIRRRAELKMNLEKGFCTSGDGTKRLRTHVWHAKRFTMTKLWGYYLPLGLQGRGRGSRAVLKWFRDGVLVHDASYHVAIQLEGPEDSLLSVLGMVMVSPPSTRSETVSHSVISGVIYDNAMLHHLGAPLSKPIAPVNCMWRPSGQPNRDNNAADCEGDEFNGLEGTKHSSTDRQLWVWIHASALTEAYDTMKLACQKEMEGRGIVINCSSLEGQLAKLELVGSKAFQLLQRTLIPATRTRDTSWKLMRHSAAEADVDSRSTIHLKNEEEIPSHAILSLNVKDPRTLTEKGNTADAEDLGSASILGDVLGTEDNEHIICGQFSDKPAGSGKIRANNLWDVSSGVSPPVEEAVLCNERHDQKRNFFCLDDSSSGALNTSSTSQGSWSCPIMLLKNSNGRGLHVGWSVILPLSWVKAFWISLVSKGAHALGLREKRWISSEETEAAASNLKDELRPPAIRPLKVPILSPWNSIRVALKEESVAVGDAESFWQQHGVRSDSSSNSECGNSDATLAGCHGDSFDGFVARTKFSLTNFLNEIQGCHLRMYPYVADKETSFTKSMRGEIKLEPGQDQLARFKYNRKLCYVRVLLHAYKEGFLEEGAVICAPRLTDISLWTRSDSFDGGLQMPQSAVASYFAEQSYGKWEVQIPEDAVLRETHRSPIGFVTTGFVRGSKKPVAEAFCEAVVLARLREEQWDSVPAKQRRKEIYVLVRNLRSSAYRLALATIVLEHQEEDVEFL; encoded by the exons CAATGTCCAAAAGTTTGCAGAATCACGGGGTTCAGAGCTTGAGACACTCCATTCAATTGTATCTAACAGATTGAACAATGATTTCCGGTCTCGGAGAAGCAAGAGAAGAAGAACCACTGCTTACGACAATCAAGCCGCCAAAAAAAGATGTAGAAAGAAGCGAAAACTTGATCAGAGTAATGCTTTGACATTGCCTCCAGGGAAATATGACAAGAAGAATGTTCCTCGTCGCATTCGTCGGAGAGCTGAGCTTAAAATGAACCTTGAAAAGGGTTTCTGCACATCAGGGGATGGTACAAAGAGGCTTAGAACACATGTTTGGCATGCGAAGCGGTTCACAATGACAAAGCTTTGGGGTTACTACCTTCCCTTGGGTTTGCAGGGCAG AGGAAGGGGTTCCAGAGCTGTCTTGAAGTGGTTCAGGGATGGAGTGCTTGTTCATGATGCAAGCTATCATGTAGCTATCCAATTGGAGGGGCCGGAG GATTCGTTACTATCAGTGTTAGGCATGGTAATGGTGTCTCCTCCGTCAACTCGTTCTGAAACTGTTTCCCATTCTGTTATTTCTGGTGTCATATATGATAATGCTATG CTTCATCATTTGGGAGCACCTCTTTCAAAACCAATTGCTCCTGTGAACTGTATGTGGCGGCCTTCTGGCCAACCAAATAGAGATAATAATGCAGCTGACTGTGAAGGCGATGAATTTAATGGGCTAGAGGGTACAAAGCACTCTTCTACTGATCGCCAGCTTTGGGTGTGGATACATGCTTCTGCTCTCACTGAAGCTTATGACACTATGAAATTAGCTTGCCAAAAAGAG ATGGAGGGCAGGGGCATCGTGATTAATTGTTCCTCACTTGAGGGTCAACTTGCAAAATTAGAATTAGTGGGATCAAAAGCATTTCAACTCCTTCAAAGGACATTAATCCCTGCTACCAG GACTAGAGATACTTCTTGGAAGTTGATGAGACATTCAGCTGCCGAGGCAGATGTGGATTCCCGATCTACAATTCATCTTAAAAACGAGGAGGAAATTCCTTCTCATGCAATTTTGTCCCTTAATGTCAAGGATCCTCGCACATTAACAGAGAAGGGAAACACTGCAGATGCTGAAGATTTAGGTTCAGCTAGTATACTAGGTGATGTACTAGGAACTGAAGACAACGAGCATATTATCTGTGGACAATTTTCAGACAAACCTGCAGGTAGTGGCAAGATCAGAGCAAACAATTTGTGGGATGTTAGCAGTGGAGTAAGCCCTCCAGTGGAAGAGGCTGTTCTTTGCAATGAAAGACATGACCAGAAGAGGAATTTCTTCTGCCTCGATGATTCAAGTTCAGGGGCACTAAATACTTCCTCCACGTCACAGGGCTCATGGTCTTGCCCGATTATGCTTTTGAAGAATAGTAACGGAAGAGGCTTGCATGTTGG ATGGTCTGTTATACTCCCCTTAAGCTGGGTCAAGGCATTTTGGATTTCTCTTGTCTCTAAGGGGGCTCATGCATTGGGTTTGAGAGAGAAGCGCTGGATTTCAAGTGAA GAAACCGAAGCTGCTGCCTCTAATCTTAAAGATGAACTGCGTCCTCCAGCCATAAGACCTTTGAAGGTTCCCATTTTATCCCCATGGAATAGTATCCGAGTTGCTTTAAAAGAAGAATCTGTTGCAGTTGGAGATGCTGAAAGTTTTTGGCAACAACATGGTGTCAGAAGCGATTCATCATCTAATTCAGAGTGTGGAAACTCTGATGCTACATTAGCTGGCTGTCATGGAGATTCATTTGATGGTTTTGTAGCACGGACGAAATTTTCACTGACaaatttcttgaatgaaattcaaGGCTGTCATTTGCGTATGTATCCTTATGTGGCTGATAAGGAGACAAGTTTTACGAAGTCTATGAGGGGTGAAATAAAGCTTGAACCGGGCCAAGATCAGCTTGCTAGATTTAAGTACAATCGTAAATTATGTTATGTTAGAGTATTGCTCCATGCTTACAAGGAAGGTTTTCTTGAAGAGGGAGCAGTAATTTGTGCGCCTCGACTGACGGACATCTCACTGTGGACCAG GTCAGATAGTTTCGATGGAGGACTTCAGATGCCTCAGTCTGCTGTGGCATCATACTTCGCAGAGCAATCTTATGGTAAGTGGGAAGTCCAAATACCAGAGGACGCTGTTCTTAGAGAAACTCATCGTTCGCCAATAGGCTTCGTCACCACTGGTTTTGTTAGAGGGAG CAAGAAGCCAGTAGCAGAAGCTTTTTGCGAGGCAGTTGTACTCGCTCGTCTCAGAGAGGAACAATGGGATTCGGTGCCAGCTAAGCAAAGACGAAAGGAAATATATGTTCTAGTCAGGAATTTGAGATCTTCAGCTTATAGACTTGCTCTTGCCACCATTGTTCTGGAGCATCAGGAAGAAGATGTCGAATTCTTGTGA
- the LOC103405923 gene encoding ribonucleases P/MRP protein subunit POP1 isoform X1, which translates to MATDGFRRQQVSSAPPRKINVQKFAESRGSELETLHSIVSNRLNNDFRSRRSKRRRTTAYDNQAAKKRCRKKRKLDQSNALTLPPGKYDKKNVPRRIRRRAELKMNLEKGFCTSGDGTKRLRTHVWHAKRFTMTKLWGYYLPLGLQGRGRGSRAVLKWFRDGVLVHDASYHVAIQLEGPEDSLLSVLGMVMVSPPSTRSETVSHSVISGVIYDNAMLHHLGAPLSKPIAPVNCMWRPSGQPNRDNNAADCEGDEFNGLEGTKHSSTDRQLWVWIHASALTEAYDTMKLACQKEMEGRGIVINCSSLEGQLAKLELVGSKAFQLLQRTLIPATRTRDTSWKLMRHSAAEADVDSRSTIHLKNEEEIPSHAILSLNVKDPRTLTEKGNTADAEDLGSASILGDVLGTEDNEHIICGQFSDKPAGSGKIRANNLWDVSSGVSPPVEEAVLCNERHDQKRNFFCLDDSSSGALNTSSTSQGSWSCPIMLLKNSNGRGLHVGWSVILPLSWVKAFWISLVSKGAHALGLREKRWISSEVGLPYFPSDFPDCNAYLCLKETEAAASNLKDELRPPAIRPLKVPILSPWNSIRVALKEESVAVGDAESFWQQHGVRSDSSSNSECGNSDATLAGCHGDSFDGFVARTKFSLTNFLNEIQGCHLRMYPYVADKETSFTKSMRGEIKLEPGQDQLARFKYNRKLCYVRVLLHAYKEGFLEEGAVICAPRLTDISLWTRSDSFDGGLQMPQSAVASYFAEQSYGKWEVQIPEDAVLRETHRSPIGFVTTGFVRGSKKPVAEAFCEAVVLARLREEQWDSVPAKQRRKEIYVLVRNLRSSAYRLALATIVLEHQEEDVEFL; encoded by the exons CAATGTCCAAAAGTTTGCAGAATCACGGGGTTCAGAGCTTGAGACACTCCATTCAATTGTATCTAACAGATTGAACAATGATTTCCGGTCTCGGAGAAGCAAGAGAAGAAGAACCACTGCTTACGACAATCAAGCCGCCAAAAAAAGATGTAGAAAGAAGCGAAAACTTGATCAGAGTAATGCTTTGACATTGCCTCCAGGGAAATATGACAAGAAGAATGTTCCTCGTCGCATTCGTCGGAGAGCTGAGCTTAAAATGAACCTTGAAAAGGGTTTCTGCACATCAGGGGATGGTACAAAGAGGCTTAGAACACATGTTTGGCATGCGAAGCGGTTCACAATGACAAAGCTTTGGGGTTACTACCTTCCCTTGGGTTTGCAGGGCAG AGGAAGGGGTTCCAGAGCTGTCTTGAAGTGGTTCAGGGATGGAGTGCTTGTTCATGATGCAAGCTATCATGTAGCTATCCAATTGGAGGGGCCGGAG GATTCGTTACTATCAGTGTTAGGCATGGTAATGGTGTCTCCTCCGTCAACTCGTTCTGAAACTGTTTCCCATTCTGTTATTTCTGGTGTCATATATGATAATGCTATG CTTCATCATTTGGGAGCACCTCTTTCAAAACCAATTGCTCCTGTGAACTGTATGTGGCGGCCTTCTGGCCAACCAAATAGAGATAATAATGCAGCTGACTGTGAAGGCGATGAATTTAATGGGCTAGAGGGTACAAAGCACTCTTCTACTGATCGCCAGCTTTGGGTGTGGATACATGCTTCTGCTCTCACTGAAGCTTATGACACTATGAAATTAGCTTGCCAAAAAGAG ATGGAGGGCAGGGGCATCGTGATTAATTGTTCCTCACTTGAGGGTCAACTTGCAAAATTAGAATTAGTGGGATCAAAAGCATTTCAACTCCTTCAAAGGACATTAATCCCTGCTACCAG GACTAGAGATACTTCTTGGAAGTTGATGAGACATTCAGCTGCCGAGGCAGATGTGGATTCCCGATCTACAATTCATCTTAAAAACGAGGAGGAAATTCCTTCTCATGCAATTTTGTCCCTTAATGTCAAGGATCCTCGCACATTAACAGAGAAGGGAAACACTGCAGATGCTGAAGATTTAGGTTCAGCTAGTATACTAGGTGATGTACTAGGAACTGAAGACAACGAGCATATTATCTGTGGACAATTTTCAGACAAACCTGCAGGTAGTGGCAAGATCAGAGCAAACAATTTGTGGGATGTTAGCAGTGGAGTAAGCCCTCCAGTGGAAGAGGCTGTTCTTTGCAATGAAAGACATGACCAGAAGAGGAATTTCTTCTGCCTCGATGATTCAAGTTCAGGGGCACTAAATACTTCCTCCACGTCACAGGGCTCATGGTCTTGCCCGATTATGCTTTTGAAGAATAGTAACGGAAGAGGCTTGCATGTTGG ATGGTCTGTTATACTCCCCTTAAGCTGGGTCAAGGCATTTTGGATTTCTCTTGTCTCTAAGGGGGCTCATGCATTGGGTTTGAGAGAGAAGCGCTGGATTTCAAGTGAA GTGGGGTTGCCATATTTTCCTTCAGATTTTCCTGATTGCAATGCATATTTATGCCTCAAGGAAACCGAAGCTGCTGCCTCTAATCTTAAAGATGAACTGCGTCCTCCAGCCATAAGACCTTTGAAGGTTCCCATTTTATCCCCATGGAATAGTATCCGAGTTGCTTTAAAAGAAGAATCTGTTGCAGTTGGAGATGCTGAAAGTTTTTGGCAACAACATGGTGTCAGAAGCGATTCATCATCTAATTCAGAGTGTGGAAACTCTGATGCTACATTAGCTGGCTGTCATGGAGATTCATTTGATGGTTTTGTAGCACGGACGAAATTTTCACTGACaaatttcttgaatgaaattcaaGGCTGTCATTTGCGTATGTATCCTTATGTGGCTGATAAGGAGACAAGTTTTACGAAGTCTATGAGGGGTGAAATAAAGCTTGAACCGGGCCAAGATCAGCTTGCTAGATTTAAGTACAATCGTAAATTATGTTATGTTAGAGTATTGCTCCATGCTTACAAGGAAGGTTTTCTTGAAGAGGGAGCAGTAATTTGTGCGCCTCGACTGACGGACATCTCACTGTGGACCAG GTCAGATAGTTTCGATGGAGGACTTCAGATGCCTCAGTCTGCTGTGGCATCATACTTCGCAGAGCAATCTTATGGTAAGTGGGAAGTCCAAATACCAGAGGACGCTGTTCTTAGAGAAACTCATCGTTCGCCAATAGGCTTCGTCACCACTGGTTTTGTTAGAGGGAG CAAGAAGCCAGTAGCAGAAGCTTTTTGCGAGGCAGTTGTACTCGCTCGTCTCAGAGAGGAACAATGGGATTCGGTGCCAGCTAAGCAAAGACGAAAGGAAATATATGTTCTAGTCAGGAATTTGAGATCTTCAGCTTATAGACTTGCTCTTGCCACCATTGTTCTGGAGCATCAGGAAGAAGATGTCGAATTCTTGTGA